Within the Medicago truncatula cultivar Jemalong A17 chromosome 4, MtrunA17r5.0-ANR, whole genome shotgun sequence genome, the region TTTTatccacataattaattatttgtattaaatattttttaatgaaaaaataaaaataaaaccaaaaaaatactaaaaaaaatgaataaaaaatactagaaaaaaatgcataaaactagtatgatctctaaaaataaaataaaaaactagtatgaaaatatatgaaaatagcaaatatttagaggtgcaaactagttttttcatgtattcttaattgaattttttcttgtaatttcattgtttttctattttttagttttttttttgtgttttcttgttttccttatatttttttaccaaattaatattttctaattgtttctttatttttctagtattttttggttctttattttaaaatagggggtaaaattctgaaaaacgtAAAATAAAAGGGGTAAAATTCTGAGTTTTAAAATAAAGGAGGCAAAAtccagattcaatcaaaatagagggggtaaaattccgagttttaaaataggagggtaaaattcagattcaatcaaaataggggggtaaaattgcatttaagcctataaATTATTACTTTCTTCTATGaatatgaaacattttttttgaaaatttcaaaaaaaaaataacatttttttaaaatcattatctttaaatataataagatatttttatcgaaaatatttttcattaataaataaacttaacGCTCCATCataagaattttaaattttaataatcaaataagtttatttttttaaggatattagcaaaaaaaaagttaaaactaaaatctctcaaaaaaaaaaagttaaaacgaAATATCTCGGTTCTATACTATACTCTCTGACCGTAAGGTTTTTGTTTATATGTTGAAAACTGAACTCTCTGAAAGTTTAGGTTTTATTTATATGTATAGTCATAAATCCTATCAACAAGTTGTCGCTTTGGCCGAGTGGTTAAGGCGTGTGCCTGCTAAGTACATGGGGTTTCCCCGCGAGAGTTCGAATCTCTCAGGCGacgttttgtttttattttcaattctcTCACTCTTTTTGTTTGCGTCAGACGGGGGTGTGAGAATTAATTACCCGAAAATACAACCTAAATCATTATTGCATGGGCTTAATTACACTTATCCTCGTTTTACATGTGTGATTTTTCTTCATATGATCTTTTCTAATTTAGACAATAAAATCtgttaaaacctttttttctaATTTAGTTTATCCTTTCTAAATCCGGGATTTTAAtccattattaaaaaaaatatatcttttcaaCAACCTAATTTTGAGAAAGATAATCATCAAAGTCGCGTAAAGTAGTAGAGtgacaaaatatgaaaaaacatgTTTTGATAATGTTTTGATATGATTTTCGTTTGACACTTTTTACTTTCTATCACGAGAGGTTTTTTTTAAACACTAACGCTAGAGATTGTTGACCATCTATATAAAGTCTAAATGGTCCCGCATAACAATATTATGTCTTTATTTTATCATCTAAATACGTTTAACGGCACAACTTTTTATTAGTTGTCTTCCACCCGtatgtaattatatatatatatatatatatatatatatatatatatatagtacgTTGATATgtaccataaaaaatattattaatgatgtgAAACTACATTTAATAATATGATCCTGATGATTTGGACTATAAACAGTGGGTTATAAACTTTGTCACAgccttttttccttctttctgttttattgatcaaatgttAGCATATTCTTCGTAAATTCACCATTGCGGTCCAAACCAACAATGtcaagttgttaaatgtaatttcATATCTTTAATTAGTatgataaatcataaaaaataagccTCAATTTAGACTATtgggaaaaataataaaacttgTGAAACATAGTGACCAATTTTGCTAACATATTGTCCTGATTGGTCACATAAATTtctatgttagttttttttttgcagaggcAACGAGTTGAATTGAGATGTTCTCAACATACTATTGATCGATGATGTCTGCAAAAAAGGATTGGTTTTCCAGCTTTCGAATGATATATTGCATAGAGACTCTCAAGGTAGTCTTATTCAAGATTTCTGCGCGCAACAATTCACATAGCGCCGAGATGTGGAGTTTAGTTTATGTCATGCATATCATATCGCTCATAATCTTCACTTTAATCGGTCTCCACCTTTGTTGCAAGAACAGTGCTAAATGGTGCGACACATTGTATGCACGAAAATGCACGACAGTGAGAAAACATGACATTTTGACTTTTCTATCATGAACTAAAACTTGATTTGCTCATAGTATAGTACATGCATTGTCCTTCATGCAAGATATCctaaaaatggttttaaaaaaagCACATATTTTAACAAACCACAATAATGGTGAAAAGTCTTTGGTTTCATGGGTACTTGAGATCAGTGAGTCACATGGTGGTGAGCACCATCATAGGAAGCCAATGGAAAGATATAATCCTTTTCCTATTTATTTCTGAAGTGTAATTTGCTATGATGTAGTCATACTAAAACTTTCGTGTGCCTTCGTGCTTGTTAGTATGTCGTGCTATCAAGCATTTTTCTTGTTGTAATTATCGTTCTCAAATTTATCCGTTAAAAATGATTTGATGATCCTTTCTTTCCGGGTTTTATTGACTATGACTATAATTTCTTTCATGCTCTATTGTTGTTGCCTGTTGGATGGTAAGGGTGTTTTTACACACCTCTCgtcttattattaaaattaaattaaaaaattgtcttaaaaaAGTAGGAAAAGAATCAACAAACTGGAGTAGACGATATGCACTatatcatatattaaaaaaaaaaaaatactaatctccataaaattataaacttttgtttttaatttctagtCTTCAATCATTCCATGTCAATTCCagcttatatgaaaatggaAATTATTATAGAGTGGGTATAATTGCATATACTTCAACTATAATAcgttaaaattttcaattttgtctACTTTTGTCCCAAAAATACAAAGCAATTAAACAGGCGGCTAATTTTTCCTATGCTGTCTTGCATAATGCATTCTTACCTACTAGTATACAATTGGGATTtgtttggatttatttattttacgtGGCGTTTGGTCAACCCACTTAGCTCTGTACTCGTTTTTGTTGAAGAATTGTATGTAAGGTACTGTAAATGACGTTCAACAAATCATGGTTGGTAATTGTCCATTTGTTGAAGAGAACTAGTCTtttgattgattaattaaataaagttCAAATACGAGTGACAAGCTTAGTTGATTATAGTATTCAACTAGAATTTCTTAGATGAATATCTTCTACGATAAGTATTGTATGATTAATCTATTAATTATCATGTGATCAAATAAACGACAAACTCTTAAtattcttaatattattatatggtAATGTCCATGTTCAAACATGAGATTTTGATGAAGCTAAACGATGCTAAGCGTCAAatgtttttaatcaaaaaatttaactattgtttatatttttggatactattatatatttttttaaagaaagatactattatattttgttacTGGTAGAGTATTTAACTAATTTATTAAGTTATTAAGTAgtttaattttgtattaatttttctttatgagTACTTTGTGCCTAATTTCCCCCCAAGGATAAATAAGATTTATCCTTAAGTATATTGTTGATCCAAATATactacttttatttttctttcttaaatctTTTAGTACTtgtaaataacttttttttccttttagtctttattgttttgttttattgataaAGTATTTGTTTATATAGGAATTGATCGATGTGGTATGTagataatttgattttaatcttttcaatatgtcttcccctaaaaaaaaaaactttattgttttgtttcatcGATAAAGTATTTGTTTCCATAGGAATTGATCGATGTCGTATGTagagaatttgattttaatattttcaatatgTCTTAAAACGATTATTGCACACATGATATTGAAATCTCGAGTCAACTTAGAGGTTTGGTCGCGATTATATTTCATGCGAAATATCATATTATCACCCGAGTTATCATACTTCTTCCATGTGTGTTTATTTTAGTATGTGTTCATAGAAATCAATTTTAACATGAACAAATCTTATACTTctgtctcaaaaaaaaaaatcttaagagactaaaataaaacaataaaaactagAGTGTGTCTCATATGAACATTTTAAAAATGGTCAAAAGATGGATTCTTACCCAATTTTTCTAATAGTAAAAAATGAAGAACTTACTAAAAACAGTAACGTTAACCTTTGGACAAAGTCGATATTAGACTGctaaaaatcaaaaacaaaaaataatatatttaagtaACTGATTAATCAAAGGAACAAAATTCACTGTTGTatacacaattaaaaataatcaacttcctgaataaatagaaaaataataataagtaaacgaaagaaaacaaaaaatcaagcATGCTTTCCATGCTAGGACCATTGAATATCCACTTCTCCTTTTTGCTTGAAGCCAGCTCATTGACATACTATATACAATTAACAGTGTATGATCTTGGTACGTCTCTACTAAACTATACTTAATTTCCTTAATTTCCTTGGCTTTCTGATGTAATAGAGGAGGTATCTGGTGATGAGTGTGACCCACTTTGTTGTCCctcatttgatgattttgtttttggtgatttaAGTGGATGTTTATGGCCATTGTggcgatgatgatgatgatgacttCTATGACGATGACcattttcccttttcttctcCTTAGGTGTATCATAATATTCTTCTCCATCTTTTTTATGTACTAGTACTTCATTATTGTTATTATCAATAATAAGATGCTTTGGCTTAGGGCTATTATTGACATCTTGATTTctacgatgatgatgatgagtactagtactactactactactttcCCTTTTTCTCTCCTTTGGTGTTTCAATAGTAGCACTTTCTTTTTGCACCTCATTATTACTAACATCAGTTGGAACTGTGTAAACAAAAGGACCTATTGGAATGTCATCAAAATCCTTGAGAGGTTCAAGAGTGTTAACCACCGTAGACATTGTAGGTCTATTTCTTGGTCTATGGCTTAAACATTGATAAGCCAATGCAGCTGCTTTTCTTGCTCCCATCTCAGAATACTGTCCTTCAAGCCTTGGATCCATTATTCTGGAAAGTTTACGAGCATCGTTTAACACTGGTCTAGCCCATTCCACTAGATTCTGTTCTCTTGGTGGACGTACCTTGTCGACTGACCTTCTACCGGTTAATAGCTCCAAGAGAACAACTCCAAAACTATACACATCACTCATTGCTGTCAAATGTCCTATAtgttgaaataaaattgaagttaaGCTGTGAATTATATTAACTACGAAACAAGAAACAGACACGACAGTGACATAGATATGTTAGACACTGCTTAAGTCTGAATGTGAAATGTAAACATAATGGGATTAATTATGTTTacatttcaaattaatttacCTGTCATGATATATTCAGGTGCAGCATAACCTTGAGTGCCCATAACTCTAGTTGAAACATGTGTGTCATCTCCTTCAGGACCATCTTTTGCCAAGCCAAAATCAGAGAGTTTTGCATTATAGTCCTGGAAGATTAAGAgtgaataaataataattaactaGATCCAAAGATATTATTAATAAAGGATTTTTGAAGATGAATTAGTAGTACTTACGGAGTCTAATAAGATATTTGAACCTTTGAAATCTCTGTAGATGACTGGTTTCTTTGCATCATGTAAAAAAGCTAGACCTTTTGCAGCTCCAACAGCAATTTTCATTCTTGTTGACCATGGTAACGATGTTGAATATCCTACAATATTCCccaaaaatgaaacaaattaagaaaagttAATTCTTGAAACCTATGCAAAGTAAAAGATGTAGATTTTAATATGATAactaataataatgaaattctTACTTTTAAATAATTGATTCTCTAAGCTTCCTCTTGGTAAATACTCATATACCAAAAGTCTATGTTCTTCTTCACAGCAATATCCAATCAACTTCACAAGGTGTTGATGTCTTAGTTGACCAAGAAACACAACCTCAGTCTATTGTCAtcagaacaaaaagaaaaatcatcagAACATCGAACACAACACTAACATGTTACTATAATAGTTTACGAAAATCAactaattgaatgtaatcacatgtgtttgTGTCGTGTCGTACATCGGACATATCTTAGATCaatgaatcataattaacacaACTAagattcaataataataatcataacaaAAACTTACCAGCCATTCTCTATGACCTTGAGTACCATCCAAATCTAAGAGCTTAACAGCCACAGGTTGAGGTTCAAGTCCAGCTCTAACCTTATCATCAATGAAACCTTTATGAACAGGTCCAAATCCTCCTTCACCAAGAAAATTACTAGAAGAGAAACCCTGAGTAATGATCTTGAGCTCAGCTAGTGTAAAAACATAGAGATTAGACCCTGCTAGAGAAATTGAAAGATCTTCTGAAAGTGTTGTGGCACTTGGAAAACTCAGATCCGTGAGAGATATTCTGTTAAAAGAACTTGTCTTTGTAGCAACAacttttgttgatgtttcttttgttgttgctttaggTGAAGTGTACTCACCTTCACCCTGATAACAGCTTGAAAATATTGATTTCCACGTGATTTTCATCActgttatatatttgttattgtgATGATTGATGCAAAACTTGAATTGGTTCTGTTTTAGAATTATGTTATGCAAAATGTAGATATAGAGTTATGTGGTTGTGGAAGGTTTGGGATAGGAAGGAATTCAGTGAGAATgtttatatatagatagatatagtCATATAGATATAAATATGTATTATTATGTGGGGATGGTGAAAAATGGAAAAGGGTTTAAGACTTTATAAAGGAAAGAGGGAGCAATCTTCAACTTCTAAGAACTTGCAGCTTCTTTTTTTCTAACCCGGTGTTGaaattttcttctgttttttccTTTGATTATTAGTGTCTAGGTGCTATATTAAATGGAATTATTCtcctttttttatattataatatatagaaGGGTGGTTGTTGTTTGCATAGGATCAAAAGACTAAGATTTGAACTTGTTTAAATATTTGATTAGAGGTTGGAAAACGAGTATTAAGTCTAAGAAGTTGTGTTAAGAGACAATGACAGGGATACCCCCCTCTTTGACTTTCTGTAGCATTGTGTTGTGGTCGTAAATTTGGAAAAAGCAAACTACTCGttgtaacattttttatataggataataataataacaggaAAAACACCTTCCAGAATGCTTCCTTTCATTTACAAGAGATGTTTCTCACAATTTTAacattcatattttgttttaatccttgtaactTTTGTGTTTTAATTTCAATCTCCCTACCGTTTATTTTATACAAACTTCTCCCATGTAAAATCTATGtcagtatttatttttttttgttgtaaagactaacaaaaaaaaagggaagCAAACATAGAGCTAAGCTCTCAAATAGAATGTTCCAGCAGCATCACTTTTGAAGGAGGGGAAGAGATCTGTTGGTGGAGTGTTGTGGCGAAAGAGGTCAGTGTTCTATGTCGGTATTTGTCAtacaaactttaaaaaaaaataaaattggttacATATAAACTCTTTAAATGATCGAGTGTTTGCGTGATAAGTGTCTTAGTATAATTTGAATATCTAGATCATTTAAAACCACTtcattgaaaataaatcagaaaataGGAATCCACATGAGTAAGATTTCATATTATCCGCCATTAATCTatcatatatatgatatgtattTGACCTAATGTTTTTCGTGAATATTTTAACTACTTTAGATGACCTAATCacgttttttttatattactcTTTCTTGTTTAGGGATATTTATCCCTTCAagatatcaatcaatcaaaatgtgATATActaatgtaacattaaatgtcaaataaatgagtcaatttttctataaaaaaaaaaaaaatcaactttaataaggtaacttttaattttttttttaattatatttaggtatacaatcttaattaatttacaataTGGGgattgtaacaattaaaatttcacatcaaattctaCTCATCATGGTTGTGTTTAGTAACAcgaataagctagcttatagcttgttggactaaCTTATAAGTTTGTTGGATCAAAACATGATATGTTTGGTAACAAGTTTTTCTCATGAGCTTATaactttttgtgaaaaactatttcaagtagcttttgaaCTTCGAACTTATAACTTTTTATATTCTCTTCCAATATtaaccttattaatttaattttattatatttttaataaaaaaaactacccacaATCATATATAACTACCCacttttagtaaaaataaataaataataactacCCACTTTTTATATATTGGTGCAACCACGTTATTACCTTgctgtatttttcttattatctCATGTTGTAgtttttctacatttttcttATTACCTTGCtcttaattcatataatataattttaattttaaataaaatatataataaatagtgaagcaaatgtttagtaaaaaaaatgttaattgaattcataaaacatatttatcattttggagatgaaagtaatttgaaataaattaagtaaattttttatgtatatattttataaaaaataaataaataaacatgtccatttatgtcattttatacttatcagccacttcaacaactattttaccaaacacattactTTTAATAAGCGAATTTTTCaactataagctatcagtcatcagctatcagctaacttatagcttatttttacaaaacagaGTCATAATAacatgtgtttggtaaaaagcttttctcaccagcttatagtgttttttgataagctatttcaagtagcttttgagtTTATAGTTggtagtttttttatattttcttccaattttaaccctattaatttaaattaattattttttaataaaacaacatgttcatgGCTTAAAAAATAACTGTCAagttcatagttttttttttttaataaaactgtcACAttttctcctttaaaaaaaactg harbors:
- the LOC25494166 gene encoding serine/threonine-protein kinase RIPK, giving the protein MKITWKSIFSSCYQGEGEYTSPKATTKETSTKVVATKTSSFNRISLTDLSFPSATTLSEDLSISLAGSNLYVFTLAELKIITQGFSSSNFLGEGGFGPVHKGFIDDKVRAGLEPQPVAVKLLDLDGTQGHREWLTEVVFLGQLRHQHLVKLIGYCCEEEHRLLVYEYLPRGSLENQLFKRYSTSLPWSTRMKIAVGAAKGLAFLHDAKKPVIYRDFKGSNILLDSDYNAKLSDFGLAKDGPEGDDTHVSTRVMGTQGYAAPEYIMTGHLTAMSDVYSFGVVLLELLTGRRSVDKVRPPREQNLVEWARPVLNDARKLSRIMDPRLEGQYSEMGARKAAALAYQCLSHRPRNRPTMSTVVNTLEPLKDFDDIPIGPFVYTVPTDVSNNEVQKESATIETPKERKRESSSSSTSTHHHHRRNQDVNNSPKPKHLIIDNNNNEVLVHKKDGEEYYDTPKEKKRENGHRHRSHHHHHRHNGHKHPLKSPKTKSSNEGQQSGSHSSPDTSSITSESQGN